A single genomic interval of Amblyraja radiata isolate CabotCenter1 chromosome 3, sAmbRad1.1.pri, whole genome shotgun sequence harbors:
- the f2r gene encoding proteinase-activated receptor 1, which yields MICKLLLVVWVTLLPAVSSLKPGNQSRSKFTPRTFVGKQAPNPDEFIDLEGEGSGPYDGSGLGDGSGFGLDKNTSTDLVRKGTEYHMTISDSARQYLTSRWITVFIPSAYTVIFAVGLLFNCIAILTMYFKIKFDKPAITYLLNLAIADLLFVLLLPFKIFYYFSGANWNFGSFLCRMVSGGFYAYMYCSVLLMMCISVDRFVAIVFPIRSSSWRSPGRALGICLLAWLLALGGATPLFVVEQTAYIADLNITTCHDVLPLSTLQRYFTHYFPVLCAVFFLIPLVVTTVCYLGIISTLSSTSVANKCKKTSAIRLAVIVLFVLVVCFTPTNIVLLIHYLHLYHAPDDSLYFVYMLCVCIGSLSCCLDPLIYYYASSLFQKHLKNLFCSREVAKSGSSQTGSKSCKTGNTNSNDNTYKQLLA from the coding sequence GGAACCAGTCACGTAGCAAATTTACACCCAGAACCTTTGTGGGTAAGCAGGCTCCGAATCCAGATGAATTCATCGATCTTGAAGGAGAAGGCTCAGGCCCGTATGACGGAAGTGGACTCGGAGATGGATCCGGATTTGGACTGGATAAAAATACGTCCACTGACCTTGTTCGAAAAGGCACGGAATACCACATGACCATCTCAGATTCAGCAAGACAATATCTAACCAGCCGATGGATTACTGTGTTTATCCCTTCTGCTTACACTGTTATTTTTGCTGTAGGGCTGCTTTTCAACTGCATAGCAATCTTAACCATGTACTTTAAAATAAAGTTTGATAAGCCGGCAATAACATACCTGTTAAATTTGGCCATAGCAGATTTACTATTTGTGCTGCTGCTTCCGTTTAAGATCTTCTACTATTTCTCCGGTGCTAATTGGAACTTTGGTTCCTTCCTCTGCCGAATGGTGAGTGGTGGCTTTTATGCCTACATGTACTGCTCGGTGTTGCTGATGATGTGTATTAGCGTGGACCGGTTTGTGGCTATAGTTTTCCCAATCCGATCCTCCTCCTGGAGGAGCCCCGGACGCGCCCTTGGAATCTGCCTCCTGGCGTGGCTTCTAGCCCTGGGTGGTGCCACGCCGCTCTTCGTGGTCGAGCAAACGGCGTACATCGCCGACCTGAACATCACCACCTGCCACGACGTGCTTCCCCTCTCCACACTGCAACGCTACTTCACCCATTACTTTCCTGTTCTGTGTGCCGTGTTCTTCCTCATCCCCCTGGTCGTGACCACAGTCTGTTACCTGGGCATCATTTCTACCCTTTCGTCCACCAGCGTGGCCAACAAATGCAAGAAGACGTCAGCCATCAGGTTGGCTGTGATTGTGCTGTTTGTCTTAGTTGTCTGCTTCACACCGACTAACATCGTTTTACTCATCCACTATCTTCACCTTTATCACGCTCCAGATGACAGCCTCTACTTTGtttacatgctgtgtgtgtgcatAGGCAGTTTAAGCTGTTGCCTTGACCCTTTGATATATTATTATGCCTCCTCTCTGTTCCAAAAGCATCTTAAGAATCTTTTTTGTTCTCGGGAGGTTGCTAAGTCTGGGAGCAGTCAAACAGGATCTAAGAGTTGTAAAACAGGAAACACTAACAGCAATGATAATACCTACAAACAATTATTAGCCTAA